ctATGGTTGTATTATACTAATGCCTTATATTAATGTATTAGTTGTGTATAAAATTATGTTACAAGATTTTTCCTTGATCTTGGTGCAGATATAATGGGCCAAACTTAGTGCTGAAGTACAATAAAGAAGAGGGTCAGCTTGTCAACCTTGCTATCAATGATCCAGAGTCCCCATACTACTCTCTGAGAGATGTTGGGGGAAATGCTAtcggtgtttgtgcgtgtgatgtcgatggagatggaagagaggagatttACTTCCTCAACACCAATCAGGCCTATTCAGGAATGGCCACTTACTCGGACAAGCTCTTCAAGTTCAGAAATGGTTGGTTGAAAAGCATGTCCTTCTGTTAATACCTTTATCCATGTTTGACTTTTGCTTCATTCTTGCTCTCAATTCaagatttccccttttttttttttttatatctctgatTCACCAAGTACACTGTAATATATGAGTACAGAGTAGGTATGATAACTTGATTAGATATTGAAAATACTGTATGCTCACAAATTCAAATACAGAGAACTTTAAAATTTATTATGAATGTAAATATCAAAGACAAGATGATATTGTTTGAACAGGTAGATATGAGGACATCTTGAATGATGACATCAACAAGAACATTGCAAGCTACTTTGCAGGCCGTTCAGTTGCTTGTATAGATAGAAATGGAAATGGCAAGTGagtattacatttattttctcaTTGGGTATGTCTTTATCTGTATGGTATATGCTAGATCAGATTTTAACAATTTACTGAAACATGTTTGTTAGTTTTTCTAGCATTAAGGAAACAAAGAGCATTTAGAAACTGGATATGGTTAACTGACAATTTCATAAATATCTCATAGTTGATAATGATTTGTTACTGCAAAGTGTATCCTGATAGTGAAATATATGTGATCATAATGTAGGACAAGTCAGTTTTAGTACATATACTGTAAACTTATATTCTCTAACTAAGGAttgtgtatcatgtatatattaaatattagcaTGTTTCATAGGCAAGATAAGGAAAGGAACAGTTTATCCAAAATAGAGATTCAAGTGTCAGCTATTACTTTACAGGTATGCTGTCTATCTTGCCAATTATGCAAGTGGCAATGTTGGCCCACATTCCTTGATTGAAATGGATGAGAACCGTAGTGATGTAGCTAACGGTGTGATTGCATTGAGAAATGTTGCAAATGAAGCTGGTATTGCCAAGCTTACAGGTAATAGATTCCTTTTTTTAGTAATTAATTAAATGttacctataatgataataataacacagttcAATAATTATGAAATTTCAGCTACAGAGGTTTAATTTCTACTGTTAATGTGTTTCTCAGGTGGACGAGGTGTTACTGTTGGACCCATCTTAAGCAAAGATGGACGCAGTGACATCTTCTGTGACAATGAGCACGGAGCAAACTTCCTGTTCAAAAACAACGGCAATGGAACATTTACAGATGTGGCTGCAGAATCAGGTACATGTGACTTCAAGCTTGAATAAATGAAATAGGCAAAATACTTCTAATTCCTGGGATATTCctcatattgttttctttcattattggGAACTTTGATATTTACATGTAGGGAAATAACTGTAGATGAAGGGACATGAAAGCACAGAATGATGAAGACAATATTTCCCTCTCAGGTGTTTCAGATTCATATGAGCATGGTAGGGGTGTTATGCTGACAGACTTTGATGGAGATGGAAAACTTGACATTGTGTATGGCAACTGGAATGGGCCCCATAGACTCTTCCTACAGACAGCTGATGATGAAGGCCGACCCAAATTCAGGGTAGGTTGTAAAATAGCGTACTTTTCACacaaggaggggtggaggatacATTCTGATATTGTTTTTTGTGGAGTGGCAATATTTGAGAATTTATTTCTTCTTGGCAGAATATTGCAACTGAAGAATTTGCCAGGCCATCTCCCATTCGGACAGTCATTGCTGCTGATttcaacaatgatggtaatttaGAGGTAAGAATGGCTTAGTGATTAGTAACATgatagatattgatgatgacaattattttttaaattttgggggAAGTACTTATTTTAATCTTACCATTAcagtctttctttattattacttttctcaaACTCTGCCTTTCTCAAGTAAGGCTTACAGTTCTCAAATAATTTTCACTGCAGTGTTTCCCAACCATACACCCTTTGGAAAGATTTCTGTAAATCTCATAAATCAAAAGTAACAACAAATTCAAGTATGACaggcatgttattattattattattattattattattttattattattattattagtattcattgttattgttattattattattattattattattattattattattattattattattatcattgttattgttgttattattattattattattattattattattattattattattattattatttttattattgttattatgaatgttattgttattgtaattattattatcattattattattattattattattatttttattattattattattattattatgattattatgattattattttttttgtcagtattattagtattagtattagtattattgaacCACAAACACCATTTGGGATGACTATCtttataataattcatatttgttgttgtttattttttgttgttgattgtaATTTGCAGTTCTGTGgttacaaaaaacaagaacatttttcatttgcattttcttttctttttttctgaatatgaAAACCCAGTTCTGATGGAAGAACTTTATTTCTGCAGGTGCTACTAAATATCATTGTAAAATTGTAGAAGTTGAAATCAGGGAAATTGTTGATATGAAATTATGAAGGTCTTTATAACTTCACATTCatgactttattttatttttatcaatattattacttttgcttgtttgtttgttgatggcAATTTGCAGGTTTTCTATggcttttttacttttattttgattttatttttatcctttttttttctagttgaAAACCCTGTTCTAATGAAAAAACTTTACTCCTGCAGGTTCTACTGAATAATATTGCCTACCGTGGACCTGCTCCAAACAGGCTTTTCCAAGTTCTCAGAGGCATAAATGGTCAAGATCCATCAATCAAAGAAATTAACATTGGTGATGCACTAGAACCCAATGGCAGAGGAACAGGTAAACTCTTCAGTTTGAAAGGGGTTCCGTTTTATTGTTTGAGTTCTTCATAATTTAATGGGAGACCATTTTTGAATGCATAAGGCtatattttttccttgtatttatcAATGGTTTGATTTACACAGGAGGTGCAGTGACTGATCTGGATGGTGATGGAAAACTGGAGGTCATTCTGTCACATGGAGAGTCTGCAGAACAACCAATTAGTATCTACAGAGTCAACTCCGATGAAGTAAGTAGGCATTGTTTCTGACTTAttcataaagatagaaagaagttaATAGAGTCAGTATTTATGTTTGATTTCACTGATTGCCATATTCATGAATAACCATCTGATTCATCTATTCAGTAGCTGTATTAGGATAATGGTCACCCAATTGGCCTAGATCATTGTGATAATCTTTGACGATAGGTTCTTAACCTTGGTCCAGGGATGGGTTTTAGGGGGGCTGAGAGGATCAAATACAAATAATTACTTTTTGCATAAAAAGGAGAGTTTTAGTAGAGTAGTTTATTTAATTTAAAGTTTAATAATGTTTTATGTGCCTCTTATATCAAATCTCAATAAATATAGTACATCATACACATTGCATGCAGTCTTTTCTTTATGTTAATATTGAAACTGCCCCACCATTTTCTTGTATAGATCATATGGAACAGTTACTTTTTAATGTAACAGTGCTTTGATCACATCAGTCTGTTTATACTCTCGTACTCGTTTATTCTTTATAATTAGTTATCGTTCTAGAATGTATCAAATACACTTGGAGTAAATACATTTGGTGGAAAGGATAACGAAAAACACTTTTATTCCTTCACTTTAATAGTATGAATAATGCTATAGTTCACTATTTACATTGACACTGATCTGTgaggttattattttatcaagcaAGTGAGAGTGACCAGCTTCTTGCTGGCTGAATAGGGTAGTTCTATGctctcacagtatatatatatatatatatatatatatatatatatatatatatatatgtgtgtgtttgtgtgtgtgtgtgtgtgtgtgtgtgtgtgtgtgtgtgtgtgtgtgtgtgtgtgtgtgtgtgtgtgtgtgtgtgtgtgtgtgtgtgtgtgtgtgtgtgtgtttgtgtgtgtgtgtataaatatatatatatatatatatatatatatatatatatatatatacacatatatatatatatatatatatatatatatatgtatgtatatatatgtatatgtatatgtatatgtgtgtgtgtgtgtgtgtgtgtgtgtgtgtgtgtgtgtgtgtgtgtgtgtgtgtgtgtgtgtgtgtgtgtgtgtgtgtgtgtgtgtgtgtgtgtatgtgtgcatgtatgtatgtatgtatatgtatgtgtatgtgtatgtgtatgtatgtatgtatgtatgtatgtatgtgtgtatgtatgtatgtatgtatgtatgtatgtatgtatgtatacacacacacacattatatatatatatatatatatatatatatatttattgatttatatatatatatatatatatatatatatatatatatatgtgtgtgtgtgtatgtgtgtgtgtgtgtatgtgtgtgtgtgtgtatgtgtgtgtattatatattgtgtgtgtgtgagtgtgtgtgtgtgtgtgtgtgtgtgtgtgtgtgtgtgtgtgtgtgtgtgtgtgtgtgtgtgtgtgtgtgtgtgtgtgtgtgtgtgtgtgtgtgtgtgtgtgtgtgtgtgtgtgtattgttgtgtgtgtgtgtgtgggtgggtgggtgtgggggtgggtgagtAACAGTATATTTGagtatcagtaataacaaaatatgttACCAAGGTATGATTATGAATTATTATACTAAGTATATACTTCAGTATTATAAAAGGATTAACATAATTACTGACCACCATGCCCATGACGTAGAAGGGGTCCATAGTTTTCATCAGAGTTGTAAAGGGGATTGTGAGAACCATTGCTCTAGTGTCTGATTTTTTAACTCTGtctaaaatataaacatacaagaaTGATTTCAGTAAGAGCCACTTCTTGAAACACACAAAATTTTGAACTTTACAGGAGAACAGACCAAAAGGGTGGCTACGTGTCCGTGTTAACACCCAGCATGGAGCTCCAGCCAGGGGAGCACAGGTGACACTTCATACTAATAATGGGAAGTACTCCAGAGTGATTGATGCTGGATCTGGCTACCTCTGCCAGATGGAACCAGTGGCTCACTTTGGCTTCAACACTGAAACTCCCATAAGGTTAGATGATCTTATTACCAAGGGTTTGCACTTTGTTCTGTTAATgggaatataatatgatatatatatatatatatatatatatatatatatatatataatatatgaaatatatatatataatatataaaatatataaaatatatatatattatgtaaaatatatatatatatatatatatagatatagatatagatattatatatatatatatatatatatatatatatatatatatatatatatatataatgtataaatataattctggattctttttttttcataaattgaaAATATTTAGTTCACAATGAACTAAATATTTTCACCTATATCTGTCCATTTTGTCAGATTTCAttctgatatatgatatatgtacctatttttgttatcaggctatatgtttaatttttttttatcagactgttcattcatttatcactttattgtgttcattcattcatcactTTATTGCTAAAATGTAATACAGCCATGTTTAatggtttatttttctctccatacAGGCTAGAAGTTATGTGGCCTGATACAAGCTTCAAGGCAGTTGATCTTAATTCTACAAATATGAATAGTGAGATGACTGTTACTCATCCTGGCACCAGTGGACAGACTGTTGCTCCCATTACCTCTAACTCTCAGGTACTTAGACAGCAAAAATCTGTAATGAATTCAGGGATAAGAATAAGCATCCCCAGTTTTCTGTTGGCATGTTCTCTTAGAGCTATATATGCACAGTATCGCAGATATTTGTTTTAGATTTGGGAGCCTCTGATCTCCCTTTATTCCGTCCTGATACTGAAATTATTCCAAGCGGTTGGACTATGATCAAATAATGGCGAGAAGGTTAATGCAGAATGCCTGAATTGAGATGCTGTGTTCATATATTCTATGAGCATCTTTTATGCTTGACATATTAATTAACAACTAGACTGAATAGTCTGTAGTGAAGTCAGAGATGAGTATATTCAGGACACCCAAAATTGAGTTACTGCAAATAACAAACTAGCATGTAATGCACAACGCATATGCAGCATGTGTGGTTTGAAACCAAATTTAGGTATAGGGCTCCCAATTCATATACAACACTGTAATTTTCTTTCATATCTGTCTTTGCAGGGGAGAAAATCTCAAGAATTCTCAAAAACTGAACTATAAGGTtctaaatatcaaataaaaaaagctGCTGTTAAAGAAATTATAACATATACAAAGTATGTTTCTAGTCCCAAGCaactttttattgtatttttcccccttttttttctccaaagaaGAAAGTCAGACTTGCCTTGCACTCTGATGCACACAAGTCAGGTTAAGTCTAACTCCATTCTCCTTGTCTTTCCAGAGAAAGTAAACCATCTGGGAGTCAAGAACCAGTCATAGCCTCATGTTATTTATTCCTTGCTTATCATGTgtggttgatatatatgtaaattatttagAAATTGTATGATTGTTTACATGTACACAGGTACATTGTGTGATGATAGGGCTTACTGtaaattcattcattattttaaaaattgtatTAAACTTTTTTCTATTCATTGACCTATTTTTTACTTAAAAAATGAATACAAGTAGAGTTAGTTAGCACCTGCTTATGAAGAGAAATCATGTAAAAGATCATTAGTTAACTTGGTCTCAGGTGTATGCTTGAAATCTAAGGACAGGAtaatttcatgcagaaaaataagATTTCCACTCTAAACAAGTGTTTGATTTTAGTTGGAAACTCAATGAATCTGTATGAATCTTGTCTGGTATCTGTTTGATAAGAGTAATGAATTGTGTCTGGAATCTGGAATCAtgcttaacccattggatccgggTACTTCACAGCAATCACTTGGCCCAAATTAGGGGCATTGGGCTTACATGAGTGGCAACTTCCAATGGGAGTGCGGCTTGTAGGCCGGGCACATGCAAACACTCATGTTTGGTGACAAGACtctttgcctcccctttgcaacattattttatctttttatgcataagtgtttttagcttttttgccattttccaatgtccagtcaatggtaatagactgttttccatGCACAAactccataactcagtgcaaatattaaattttctgtaatacaacctgcgctGCCAGTCACAGCAGCCAGGAATAAGTAGCTGAGTATGGACATTTCAGTCATGGCTTATGGAAACTAC
The nucleotide sequence above comes from Penaeus chinensis breed Huanghai No. 1 chromosome 3, ASM1920278v2, whole genome shotgun sequence. Encoded proteins:
- the LOC125044230 gene encoding cartilage acidic protein 1-like isoform X3, whose product is MFTDITQEVFRSNPDSNPVQLNYGVAVTDVDNDGQLEIVVAGYNGPNLVLKYNKEEGQLVNLAINDPESPYYSLRDVGGNAIGVCACDVDGDGREEIYFLNTNQAYSGMATYSDKLFKFRNGRYEDILNDDINKNIASYFAGRSVACIDRNGNGKYAVYLANYASGNVGPHSLIEMDENRSDVANGVIALRNVANEAGIAKLTGGRGVTVGPILSKDGRSDIFCDNEHGANFLFKNNGNGTFTDVAAESGVSDSYEHGRGVMLTDFDGDGKLDIVYGNWNGPHRLFLQTADDEGRPKFRNIATEEFARPSPIRTVIAADFNNDGNLEVLLNNIAYRGPAPNRLFQVLRGINGQDPSIKEINIGDALEPNGRGTGGAVTDLDGDGKLEVILSHGESAEQPISIYRVNSDEENRPKGWLRVRVNTQHGAPARGAQVTLHTNNGKYSRVIDAGSGYLCQMEPVAHFGFNTETPIRLEVMWPDTSFKAVDLNSTNMNSEMTVTHPGTSGQTVAPITSNSQCAPGWTLDITRGRCIDMNECDADNTCGRRYRCVNTLGSYKCVPNILCPEGYQASQQFTCEDVDECQGQVCAHFCTNTPGSYQCRCQNGYRLDHTNGACRDINECGEGTHSCQQYCHNHRGGYHCHCFRGYTLAHDRHSCRPNGIN
- the LOC125044230 gene encoding cartilage acidic protein 1-like isoform X4, encoding MILGCRKLLKVICHCHSRFVLIGCGTRVYSQKVSGLSFYHRAQGNYNYNVPGTNMFTDITQEVFRSNPDSNPVQLNYGVAVTDVDNDGQLEIVVAGYNGPNLVLKYNKEEGQLVNLAINDPESPYYSLRDVGGNAIGVCACDVDGDGREEIYFLNTNQAYSGMATYSDKLFKFRNGRYEDILNDDINKNIASYFAGRSVACIDRNGNGKYAVYLANYASGNVGPHSLIEMDENRSDVANGVIALRNVANEAGIAKLTGGRGVTVGPILSKDGRSDIFCDNEHGANFLFKNNGNGTFTDVAAESGVSDSYEHGRGVMLTDFDGDGKLDIVYGNWNGPHRLFLQTADDEGRPKFRNIATEEFARPSPIRTVIAADFNNDGNLEVLLNNIAYRGPAPNRLFQVLRGINGQDPSIKEINIGDALEPNGRGTGGAVTDLDGDGKLEVILSHGESAEQPISIYRVNSDEENRPKGWLRVRVNTQHGAPARGAQVTLHTNNGKYSRVIDAGSGYLCQMEPVAHFGFNTETPIRLEVMWPDTSFKAVDLNSTNMNSEMTVTHPGTSGQTVAPITSNSQGRKSQEFSKTEL
- the LOC125044230 gene encoding cartilage acidic protein 1-like isoform X5, with the translated sequence MILGCRKLLKVICHCHSRFVLIGCGTRVYSQKVSGLSFYHRAQGNYNYNVPGTNMFTDITQEVFRSNPDSNPVQLNYGVAVTDVDNDGQLEIVVAGYNGPNLVLKYNKEEGQLVNLAINDPESPYYSLRDVGGNAIGVCACDVDGDGREEIYFLNTNQAYSGMATYSDKLFKFRNGRYEDILNDDINKNIASYFAGRSVACIDRNGNGKYAVYLANYASGNVGPHSLIEMDENRSDVANGVIALRNVANEAGIAKLTGGRGVTVGPILSKDGRSDIFCDNEHGANFLFKNNGNGTFTDVAAESGVSDSYEHGRGVMLTDFDGDGKLDIVYGNWNGPHRLFLQTADDEGRPKFRNIATEEFARPSPIRTVIAADFNNDGNLEVLLNNIAYRGPAPNRLFQVLRGINGQDPSIKEINIGDALEPNGRGTGGAVTDLDGDGKLEVILSHGESAEQPISIYRVNSDEENRPKGWLRVRVNTQHGAPARGAQVTLHTNNGKYSRVIDAGSGYLCQMEPVAHFGFNTETPIRLEVMWPDTSFKAVDLNSTNMNSEMTVTHPGTSGQTVAPITSNSQRK
- the LOC125044230 gene encoding cartilage acidic protein 1-like isoform X2, which translates into the protein MLLVGVLIYLAFLFTGHTSQAQGNYNYNVPGTNMFTDITQEVFRSNPDSNPVQLNYGVAVTDVDNDGQLEIVVAGYNGPNLVLKYNKEEGQLVNLAINDPESPYYSLRDVGGNAIGVCACDVDGDGREEIYFLNTNQAYSGMATYSDKLFKFRNGRYEDILNDDINKNIASYFAGRSVACIDRNGNGKYAVYLANYASGNVGPHSLIEMDENRSDVANGVIALRNVANEAGIAKLTGGRGVTVGPILSKDGRSDIFCDNEHGANFLFKNNGNGTFTDVAAESGVSDSYEHGRGVMLTDFDGDGKLDIVYGNWNGPHRLFLQTADDEGRPKFRNIATEEFARPSPIRTVIAADFNNDGNLEVLLNNIAYRGPAPNRLFQVLRGINGQDPSIKEINIGDALEPNGRGTGGAVTDLDGDGKLEVILSHGESAEQPISIYRVNSDEENRPKGWLRVRVNTQHGAPARGAQVTLHTNNGKYSRVIDAGSGYLCQMEPVAHFGFNTETPIRLEVMWPDTSFKAVDLNSTNMNSEMTVTHPGTSGQTVAPITSNSQCAPGWTLDITRGRCIDMNECDADNTCGRRYRCVNTLGSYKCVPNILCPEGYQASQQFTCEDVDECQGQVCAHFCTNTPGSYQCRCQNGYRLDHTNGACRDINECGEGTHSCQQYCHNHRGGYHCHCFRGYTLAHDRHSCRPNGIN
- the LOC125044230 gene encoding cartilage acidic protein 1-like isoform X1 translates to MILGCRKLLKVICHCHSRFVLIGCGTRVYSQKVSGLSFYHRAQGNYNYNVPGTNMFTDITQEVFRSNPDSNPVQLNYGVAVTDVDNDGQLEIVVAGYNGPNLVLKYNKEEGQLVNLAINDPESPYYSLRDVGGNAIGVCACDVDGDGREEIYFLNTNQAYSGMATYSDKLFKFRNGRYEDILNDDINKNIASYFAGRSVACIDRNGNGKYAVYLANYASGNVGPHSLIEMDENRSDVANGVIALRNVANEAGIAKLTGGRGVTVGPILSKDGRSDIFCDNEHGANFLFKNNGNGTFTDVAAESGVSDSYEHGRGVMLTDFDGDGKLDIVYGNWNGPHRLFLQTADDEGRPKFRNIATEEFARPSPIRTVIAADFNNDGNLEVLLNNIAYRGPAPNRLFQVLRGINGQDPSIKEINIGDALEPNGRGTGGAVTDLDGDGKLEVILSHGESAEQPISIYRVNSDEENRPKGWLRVRVNTQHGAPARGAQVTLHTNNGKYSRVIDAGSGYLCQMEPVAHFGFNTETPIRLEVMWPDTSFKAVDLNSTNMNSEMTVTHPGTSGQTVAPITSNSQCAPGWTLDITRGRCIDMNECDADNTCGRRYRCVNTLGSYKCVPNILCPEGYQASQQFTCEDVDECQGQVCAHFCTNTPGSYQCRCQNGYRLDHTNGACRDINECGEGTHSCQQYCHNHRGGYHCHCFRGYTLAHDRHSCRPNGIN